Within Vannielia litorea, the genomic segment AGGCGATCCGGTTCATCCTGAGCCGCGATGGCTGGCGGGTGGACACCCATTCGGACGGCGCGACGGCGCTGGAGGCGGTGGCGCGCGCCCGGCCCGACGTGATGGTGCTCGACGTGATGCTGCCCGGGAAGTCGGGCTTCGACATCCTGCGCGAGCTGCGCGCCGACGAGGCCACCCGCAGCCTG encodes:
- a CDS encoding response regulator transcription factor; its protein translation is MGKRVLLVEDEPNIIEAIRFILSRDGWRVDTHSDGATALEAVARARPDVMVLDVMLPGKSGFDILRELRADEATRSLPVLMLTAKGQGKDRELALQFGANRFMTKPFSNDEVLDCLRELAGE